The following proteins come from a genomic window of Citrobacter europaeus:
- a CDS encoding histidine ABC transporter permease HisQ, translating into MLYGFSGVILQGAIVTLELALSSVVLAVLIGLVGAAAKLSQSRALALIFEGYTTLIRGVPDLVLMLLIFYGLQIALNTVTDAIGIGQIDIDPMVAGIITLGFIYGAYFTETFRGAFMAVPKGHIEAATAFGFTSSQIFRRIMFPAMMRYALPGIGNNWQVILKATALVSLLGLEDVVKATQLAGKSTWEPFYFAVVCGVIYLVFTTVSNGVLLYLERRYSVGVKRADL; encoded by the coding sequence ATGTTGTATGGCTTTTCAGGTGTTATTTTACAGGGCGCAATTGTTACGCTCGAGTTGGCACTCAGCTCGGTGGTACTGGCGGTTCTGATAGGCTTAGTCGGCGCGGCAGCAAAGCTGTCGCAAAGCCGGGCGCTGGCGCTTATATTCGAAGGGTACACCACGCTTATCCGCGGCGTGCCCGATCTGGTCTTAATGCTGCTCATTTTCTACGGATTACAAATCGCGCTGAACACCGTTACCGATGCCATCGGTATCGGCCAGATTGATATCGATCCAATGGTCGCGGGTATCATTACGCTCGGGTTTATCTACGGCGCCTATTTTACCGAAACATTTCGTGGCGCATTTATGGCCGTACCAAAAGGCCATATTGAAGCCGCGACGGCATTCGGTTTTACCAGCTCACAAATATTTCGCCGCATAATGTTCCCGGCGATGATGCGCTATGCCTTACCGGGAATTGGCAACAACTGGCAGGTCATTCTTAAGGCCACCGCGCTGGTATCGTTGCTAGGACTTGAAGACGTGGTGAAAGCCACTCAGCTTGCCGGGAAGAGTACCTGGGAGCCGTTCTATTTTGCCGTAGTGTGCGGGGTCATCTATCTGGTGTTTACCACTGTTTCTAATGGTGTGCTGCTGTACCTTGAGCGCCGCTATTCCGTGGGTGTGAAGAGGGCTGACCTGTGA
- the hisJ gene encoding histidine ABC transporter substrate-binding protein HisJ: protein MKKLVLSLSLVLAFSSATAAFAAIPQKIRIGTDPTYAPFESKNAQGELVGFDIDLAKELCKRINTQCTFVENPLDALIPSLKAKKIDAIMSSLSITEKRQQEIAFTDKLYAADSRLVVAKDSAIQPTIESLKGKRVGVLQGTTQETFGNEHWAPKGIEIVSYQGQDNIYSDLTAGRIDAAFQDEVAASEGFLKQPVGKDYKFGGPSVKDEKLFGVGTGMGLRKDDNELREALNKAFAEMRADGTYEKLAKKYFDFDVYGG from the coding sequence ATGAAAAAACTGGTGTTGTCTCTTTCTCTGGTCCTGGCTTTCTCCAGTGCTACCGCAGCATTTGCAGCCATTCCGCAAAAAATTCGTATCGGTACCGATCCTACTTATGCGCCGTTCGAATCGAAAAATGCGCAGGGTGAATTAGTCGGTTTTGATATCGATCTGGCTAAAGAGCTGTGCAAACGTATCAATACACAATGTACCTTCGTGGAAAACCCGCTGGACGCGCTGATCCCTTCGCTAAAAGCGAAGAAAATCGATGCCATCATGTCCTCGCTTTCCATTACTGAAAAACGTCAGCAGGAAATCGCCTTTACCGACAAGCTTTATGCAGCCGATTCGCGTCTGGTTGTCGCTAAAGATTCTGCTATTCAGCCGACCATTGAGTCGCTGAAAGGCAAACGTGTTGGCGTACTGCAGGGCACGACTCAGGAAACGTTCGGCAACGAACACTGGGCGCCAAAAGGCATTGAAATTGTCTCCTATCAGGGGCAAGACAATATCTATTCTGACCTGACTGCCGGGCGTATTGATGCCGCATTCCAGGATGAAGTCGCAGCCAGCGAAGGCTTCCTGAAGCAGCCAGTTGGTAAAGATTACAAATTCGGCGGCCCGTCTGTGAAAGATGAGAAGTTGTTCGGTGTGGGTACCGGTATGGGACTGCGCAAAGACGACAACGAGCTGCGCGAAGCGCTGAACAAAGCCTTTGCCGAAATGCGAGCTGACGGTACTTACGAGAAGCTGGCGAAAAAGTACTTCGATTTTGATGTTTACGGCGGTTAA
- the argT gene encoding lysine/arginine/ornithine ABC transporter substrate-binding protein ArgT, producing MKKTVLALSLLVGLSATAASYAALPQTVRIGTDTTYAPFSSKDAKGDFVGFDIDLGNEMCKRMQIKCTWVASDFDALIPSLKAKKIDAIISSLSITEKRQQEIAFSDKLYAADSRLIAAKGSPIQPTLDSLKGKHVGVLQGSTQEAYANDNWRSKGVDVVAYANQDLIYSDLTAGRLDAALQDEVAASEGFLKQPAGKDYVFAGPSVKDKKYFGDGTGIGLRKDDAELKAAFDKALGELRKDGTYDKMASKYFNFNVYGD from the coding sequence ATGAAGAAGACGGTTCTTGCTTTGTCTTTGCTGGTAGGACTCTCCGCCACCGCGGCCAGCTACGCAGCACTTCCGCAGACGGTTCGTATTGGTACAGATACAACGTACGCACCTTTTTCCTCTAAAGATGCCAAAGGCGACTTCGTCGGCTTTGATATCGATCTGGGAAATGAGATGTGTAAGCGCATGCAGATCAAATGTACCTGGGTTGCCAGCGACTTTGATGCGCTGATCCCGTCGCTGAAAGCGAAAAAAATCGATGCCATCATCTCCTCGCTTTCTATCACCGAGAAGCGTCAGCAAGAGATTGCATTCTCAGACAAACTTTACGCTGCAGACTCACGTCTAATCGCCGCGAAAGGTTCCCCGATTCAACCGACTCTGGACTCCCTGAAGGGCAAGCACGTTGGCGTCCTGCAAGGCTCGACTCAAGAAGCCTATGCCAATGACAACTGGCGCAGCAAAGGCGTGGACGTGGTGGCCTATGCGAACCAGGACCTCATCTATTCTGACCTGACGGCGGGCCGTCTGGACGCGGCGTTGCAAGATGAAGTCGCGGCCAGCGAAGGCTTCCTGAAGCAGCCTGCTGGTAAGGACTACGTCTTTGCCGGTCCATCAGTAAAAGATAAAAAATACTTTGGCGACGGAACCGGGATTGGCTTACGCAAAGATGATGCAGAGCTGAAAGCCGCTTTCGATAAAGCGCTGGGCGAACTGCGCAAAGACGGCACCTACGACAAAATGGCGAGCAAGTATTTTAACTTCAATGTCTACGGCGATTAA
- a CDS encoding UbiX family flavin prenyltransferase, which yields MKRLIIGISGASGAIYGVRLLQVLRDVSDVETHLVMSAAARQTLALETDLSVRDVQALANVNHDTRDIAASISSGSFQTAGMVILPCSIKTLSGIVHSYTDGLLTRAADVVLKERRPLVLCVRETPLHLGHLRLMTQAAEIGAVIMPPVPAFYHRPQTLDDVINQTVNRVLDQFDISLPQDLFTRWQGA from the coding sequence GTGAAACGACTCATCATTGGTATTTCTGGCGCAAGCGGGGCAATTTACGGCGTGCGCCTGCTGCAGGTTTTGCGTGACGTTAGCGATGTGGAAACCCATCTGGTGATGAGTGCCGCTGCCCGGCAGACACTGGCGCTGGAAACGGACCTCTCTGTACGCGACGTGCAGGCCCTGGCGAATGTGAATCACGATACGCGCGATATCGCCGCCAGTATCTCCTCCGGTTCTTTTCAGACCGCCGGAATGGTTATTCTGCCGTGTTCAATCAAAACGCTTTCTGGCATCGTTCACAGCTACACCGATGGACTGCTTACCCGTGCGGCAGACGTGGTGTTAAAAGAACGTCGCCCGTTGGTGCTGTGCGTGCGTGAAACGCCGTTGCATCTGGGTCATCTGCGGCTGATGACGCAGGCGGCGGAAATTGGCGCGGTGATTATGCCGCCTGTTCCGGCATTCTATCATCGCCCTCAAACGCTGGATGATGTGATTAATCAAACGGTTAACCGCGTACTTGATCAGTTTGATATCTCCCTTCCGCAGGATCTGTTCACCCGCTGGCAAGGGGCGTAA